The proteins below are encoded in one region of Stigmatopora argus isolate UIUO_Sarg chromosome 2, RoL_Sarg_1.0, whole genome shotgun sequence:
- the wdsub1 gene encoding WD repeat, SAM and U-box domain-containing protein 1 isoform X2 — protein sequence MASLVCTLQDHRDDVNWVAFSPQFLATCSGDKTVRLYNTRDFSELSFSPLEGHGYGVHCCCFSPCGQFLASCSTDATTLVWSTGSGEIEAVLEHPGRSPVRICVFSPDCAHLVSGASDGSLALWDFPSKRLLRTGCVSDTTMVACSFSPCGQLLVSGSTYGDLRVWDLDMKQLHAEKNAHDLGVTCCCFAPDILSDSQVVQFHLASCGQDSHVKIWAVNKWSSGVVKMQLVHTLSGQSAPVLTCAYSSDGHLLVSGSVDKTVTVYDAKNAALLYTLNQHERYVTACSFSPTSSLIATGSMDKTVNVWRVEDGRGGHALAPAGRSKLLVADWSEEDVSTWLSEEGLDALVDTFRRNNIDGTELLALTKETLLSELHIESAGQRGKVLRKVEELKGASSCSGVPDEFLCPITRELMREPVLAADGYSYEREAMATWINSKNRSSPMTNLPLMTTLLTPNHTLKMAIARWKTSQ from the exons ATGGCGTCCCTGGTTTGCACTTTACAAGACCACCGGGACGACGTCAACTGGGTCGCCTTCTCCCCGCAATTTCTGGCCACGTGTTCGGGCGACAAGACCGTGCGTCTTTACAACACGCGGGACTTCTCCGAGCTGTCCTTCTCCCCTCTGGAAGGCCACGGCTACGGGGTCCACTGCTGCTGCTTCAGCCCGTGCGGACAGTTCCTGGCCTCGTGCTCCACGGACGCCACCACGCTGGTGTGGTCCACCGGCAGCGGAGAGATCGAGGCCGTCCTGGAGCACCCCGGACGCAGCCCCGTCCGGATCTGCGTCTTCTCGCCCGACTGCGCCCATCTGGTCTCGGGCGCCTCGGACGGTTCTTTGGCTCTCTGGGATTTTCCGTCCAAGCGGCTCCTCAG GACCGGCTGCGTCAGCGACACGACGATGGTGGCGTGCTCGTTCAGCCCGTGCGGCCAGTTGTTGGTCAGTGGATCCACCTACGGAGACCTGCGCGTTTGGGATCTGGATATGAAGCAGCTCCACGCCGAGAAGAACGCCCACGACCTCGGGGTCACCTGTTGCTGCTTCGCTCCGGATATTCTCAGCG ACAGTCAAGTTGTGCAGTTCCACTTGGCCTCCTGCGGGCAGGACAGTCACGTCAAGATCTGGGCCGTTAACAAGTGGAGTTCTGGAG TGGTCAAGATGCAACTCGTGCACACGTTGAGCGGCCAGTCGGCGCCGGTCCTCACCTGCGCTTATTCTTCGGATGGACACCTGCTCGTCTCAGG atccGTGGACAAAACAGTGACAGTCTATGACGCG aaaaatgcagcGCTGCTTTACACCCTGAATCAACACGAGAG GTACGTGACTGCGTGTTCCTTCTCTCCGACGTCATCCCTGATTGCCACGGGATCCATGGATAAGACCGTGAACGTTTGGAGGGTGGAAGATGGACGCGGCGGCCATG CTTTGGCGCCAGCTGGCCGGTCCAAGCTCCTGGTCGCCGATTGGTCAGAGGAGGACGTGTCCACGTGGCTTTCCGAGGAAGGACTGGACGCGCTGGTGGACACTTTCAGGAGAAACAACATCGACGGGACCGAGTTGCTCGCTCTCACCAAGGAAACGCTGCTGTCAGAACTGCACATAG AGTCGGCGGGCCAACGCGGCAAAGTCCTGAGGAAGGTGGAAGAGCTGAAGGGCGCCTCGTCGTGTTCGGGAGTTCCCGACGAGTTCCTGTGTCCCATCACCAGGGAGCTGATGAGAGAACCCGTCCTCGCTGCCG ACGGCTACTCCTACGAAAGGGAGGCCATGGCCACGTGGATCAACAGCAAGAACCGATCCAGTCCCATGACCAACCTGCCGCTGATGACCACTCTGCTGACGCCCAATCACACGCTGAAGATGGCCATCGCTCGTTGGAAGACGAGCCAATAA
- the wdsub1 gene encoding WD repeat, SAM and U-box domain-containing protein 1 isoform X1: MASLVCTLQDHRDDVNWVAFSPQFLATCSGDKTVRLYNTRDFSELSFSPLEGHGYGVHCCCFSPCGQFLASCSTDATTLVWSTGSGEIEAVLEHPGRSPVRICVFSPDCAHLVSGASDGSLALWDFPSKRLLRTGCVSDTTMVACSFSPCGQLLVSGSTYGDLRVWDLDMKQLHAEKNAHDLGVTCCCFAPDILSDSQVVQFHLASCGQDSHVKIWAVNKWSSGVVKMQLVHTLSGQSAPVLTCAYSSDGHLLVSGSVDKTVTVYDAKNAALLYTLNQHERYVTACSFSPTSSLIATGSMDKTVNVWRVEDGRGGHAGKSLPALAPAGRSKLLVADWSEEDVSTWLSEEGLDALVDTFRRNNIDGTELLALTKETLLSELHIESAGQRGKVLRKVEELKGASSCSGVPDEFLCPITRELMREPVLAADGYSYEREAMATWINSKNRSSPMTNLPLMTTLLTPNHTLKMAIARWKTSQ; encoded by the exons ATGGCGTCCCTGGTTTGCACTTTACAAGACCACCGGGACGACGTCAACTGGGTCGCCTTCTCCCCGCAATTTCTGGCCACGTGTTCGGGCGACAAGACCGTGCGTCTTTACAACACGCGGGACTTCTCCGAGCTGTCCTTCTCCCCTCTGGAAGGCCACGGCTACGGGGTCCACTGCTGCTGCTTCAGCCCGTGCGGACAGTTCCTGGCCTCGTGCTCCACGGACGCCACCACGCTGGTGTGGTCCACCGGCAGCGGAGAGATCGAGGCCGTCCTGGAGCACCCCGGACGCAGCCCCGTCCGGATCTGCGTCTTCTCGCCCGACTGCGCCCATCTGGTCTCGGGCGCCTCGGACGGTTCTTTGGCTCTCTGGGATTTTCCGTCCAAGCGGCTCCTCAG GACCGGCTGCGTCAGCGACACGACGATGGTGGCGTGCTCGTTCAGCCCGTGCGGCCAGTTGTTGGTCAGTGGATCCACCTACGGAGACCTGCGCGTTTGGGATCTGGATATGAAGCAGCTCCACGCCGAGAAGAACGCCCACGACCTCGGGGTCACCTGTTGCTGCTTCGCTCCGGATATTCTCAGCG ACAGTCAAGTTGTGCAGTTCCACTTGGCCTCCTGCGGGCAGGACAGTCACGTCAAGATCTGGGCCGTTAACAAGTGGAGTTCTGGAG TGGTCAAGATGCAACTCGTGCACACGTTGAGCGGCCAGTCGGCGCCGGTCCTCACCTGCGCTTATTCTTCGGATGGACACCTGCTCGTCTCAGG atccGTGGACAAAACAGTGACAGTCTATGACGCG aaaaatgcagcGCTGCTTTACACCCTGAATCAACACGAGAG GTACGTGACTGCGTGTTCCTTCTCTCCGACGTCATCCCTGATTGCCACGGGATCCATGGATAAGACCGTGAACGTTTGGAGGGTGGAAGATGGACGCGGCGGCCATG CTGGTAAGTCGTTACCCG CTTTGGCGCCAGCTGGCCGGTCCAAGCTCCTGGTCGCCGATTGGTCAGAGGAGGACGTGTCCACGTGGCTTTCCGAGGAAGGACTGGACGCGCTGGTGGACACTTTCAGGAGAAACAACATCGACGGGACCGAGTTGCTCGCTCTCACCAAGGAAACGCTGCTGTCAGAACTGCACATAG AGTCGGCGGGCCAACGCGGCAAAGTCCTGAGGAAGGTGGAAGAGCTGAAGGGCGCCTCGTCGTGTTCGGGAGTTCCCGACGAGTTCCTGTGTCCCATCACCAGGGAGCTGATGAGAGAACCCGTCCTCGCTGCCG ACGGCTACTCCTACGAAAGGGAGGCCATGGCCACGTGGATCAACAGCAAGAACCGATCCAGTCCCATGACCAACCTGCCGCTGATGACCACTCTGCTGACGCCCAATCACACGCTGAAGATGGCCATCGCTCGTTGGAAGACGAGCCAATAA